A single genomic interval of Armigeres subalbatus isolate Guangzhou_Male chromosome 1, GZ_Asu_2, whole genome shotgun sequence harbors:
- the LOC134222463 gene encoding aminopeptidase N-like, translating into MDRWQVGCYHLWCVVVLLLLGCVNGVQEEDHFRLPANTVPIGYDVHLTVDLERFDFYGNVQISLSVTNVSSHVTLNAKELDMSNVQLTEDTGRQLAMTLFVMQNDSEMVRFNFDSDLQVTQTYQLSIDFAGNITDDLKGLYKSSYYRGTEERFVATTFNAAAYARKIFPCYDEPQLKAKFKLRIYHKPEFRALSNMPIENRVESANIDNMTVTAFAESPPMSSYLLAFVVSDFGEIRADAKFAAHAQLSVINSTRYALDFTKDAIEHLEQYLKRPYQLDKLDIVAIDDFLMGAMENWGLITYKTSRIAYREGMDKTEKLQSVAKIVFHELIHQWFGNEATSAWWSYIWLNEGITVFLESYLLDKIHPEWRTMDQFLVNEVHPVMERDVLPKTRPMTKQINTPEEIAGIYDFVVYPKAASVIRMWHSIVGKDIFEEFLVEYLIDRSYKAATEDDMIRVLQSVVDRHGVKLPPVKDIVQSWTMNASYPVVLIDRSDGTVNVTAVPAKTFYIPLTWISSSNKSGIEWLTNLEGQKSIQLEGIPANEWVLFNPSQHAYYRVNYDMKSWNMFIDALKNDHLKIPTLSRAQLIDDSLALAKTDQLSIDVLLGILNYLPNEVDLIPLKAGFKAWRYLHRMLVGNEHYPAYLEHEESILEQIYVRMLTNTADDHMSKLYRAEVRKVACELGVRKCLNDSLDMFEEFVTIDPDLRAPVICGALKGSESYDVWALVVKRMTYITRNYEQKRINIEEFEDILYGYGCVVSGDRLDNYMMMSLSYIETMEESDRIKMFNYIADSGVNGTDMALYRLNNDYRTLKRRYGSVTEIVSNLRYAITTEEQFQEYSKFMSNNTDSDLAFLLAEVHNEARNNVRWAKEKLLEISTWIASQNSAFTFVISRTLIAFGLSAFVYRWQ; encoded by the exons ATGGACCGGTGGCAGGTCGGCTGTTATCATTTGTGGTGCGTCGTTGTTTTGTTGCTTCTGGGATGTGTGAACGGGGTGCAAGAAGAGGATCATTTCCGACTGCCGGCGAATACGGTTCCAATCGGATACGATGTCCATCTGACGGTAGATTTGGAACGGTTTGATTTTTATGGGAATGTGCAAATTTCTCTGAGCGTAACCAACGTTTCCAGCCACGTGACCCTAAATGCAAAAGAGCTGGATATGTCGAATGTGCAATTGACGGAGGATACGGGCAGGCAGCTGGCAATGACCTTATTCGTGATGCAGAACGACTCGGAAATGGTGCGGTTCAATTTTGATTCAGATCTACAGGTGACGCAAACCTATCAGCTGTCGATAGACTTTGCGGGAAACATCACCGACGACCTAAAAGGGTTGTACAAGAGTTCGTACTATCGCGGAACAGAAGAAAG ATTCGTTGCAACCACGTTCAATGCAGCTGCCTATGCGCGCAAAATTTTCCCATGCTACGATGAGCCCCAGCTGAAGGCGAAGTTCAAGCTGCGAATCTACCATAAACCGGAATTTCGAGCGCTCTCCAATATGCCCATTGAGAACCGCGTCGAATC TGCTAATATTGATAACATGACCGTAACTGCGTTCGCAGAGTCCCCCCCAATGTCGAGCTATCTGTTGGCGTTCGTCGTGTCGGACTTCGGGGAGATACGGGCCGACGCTAAATTCGCTGCCCACGCACAATTGAGCGTTATCAACTCGACGCGCTACGCTCTGGATTTCACCAAAGATGCCATCGAACACTTGGAGCAGTACCTCAAAAGGCCCTATCAATTAGACAAATTGGATATTGTCGCGATCGACGATTTCCTGATGGGCGCGATGGAGAATTGGGGGCTTATTACGTACAA GACCTCGAGGATCGCTTACCGCGAAGGCATGGATAAAACAGAAAAGCTTCAATCCGTTGCCAAGATCGTATTCCACGAGCTGATTCACCAATGGTTCGGAAATGAGGCAACCAGCGCCTGGTGGTCATACATCTGGCTGAACGAAGGAATAACCGTATTTCTGGAGAGCTACCTCCTGGATAAAATACATCCCGAGTGGAGAACGATGGATCAGTTTCTGGTGAATGAAGTGCACCCGGTCATGGAGCGCGACGTTCTTCCGAAAACTCGACCGATGACGAAGCAGATCAACACCCCCGAAGAGATTGCGGGGATCTATGATTTCGTAGTTTACCCGAAGGCTGCCTCCGTTATCAGGATGTGGCATTCGATTGTTGGAAAAGATATTTTCGAggaatttttggtggaataTCTGATTGATCGTAGCTACAAAGCAGCGACGGAAGATGATATGATTCGGGTGCTTCAGAGTGTTGTTGACCGACACGGTGTAAAGCTGCCTCCGGTGAAGGACATCGTGCAGAGTTGGACAATGAATGCCTCATACCCGGTTGTTTTGATCGATAGGTCCGACGGGACAGTCAACGTCACGGCGGTTCCTGCTAAAACATTTTACATCCCGTTGACGTGGATATCTAGTTCCAATAAATCTGGCATTGAATGGCTGACTAATTTGGAAGGGCAAAAGTCCATTCAACTGGAAGGCATCCCCGCGAATGAATGGGTTCTGTTCAACCCAAGCCAACATGCGTACTACCGGGTGAACTACGATATGAAAAGCTGGAACATGTTCATCGATGCTTTGAAAAACGATCACCTGAAAATTCCGACATTAAGTCGAGCTCAACTAATTGACGATTCATTGGCGCTAGCTAAAACTGATCAACTGAGCATAGATGTCCTTCTGGGCATCTTAAATTACTTACCAAATGAAGTCGATCTTATTCCGCTAAAAGCCGGATTCAAAGCTTGGCGCTATCTGCATCGAATGCTGGTTGGCAATGAACACTATCCAGCATATTTAGAACACGAAGAGAGCATACTGGAGCAAATATATGTTCGAATGTTGACCAACACTGCGGACGACCACATGTCCAAGTTGTATCGCGCGGAGGTTCGTAAGGTTGCTTGTGAACTCGGCGTGCGTAAATGTTTGAATGATTCCCTCGACATGTTTGAGGAATTCGTAACCATCGATCCGGATCTTCGAGCTCCGGTGATTTGCGGTGCGCTTAAGGGCAGCGAAAGCTACGATGTGTGGGCTTTGGTGGTGAAACGTATGACCTATATAACAAGGAATTATGAACAGAAACGAATCAACATTGAAGAGTTTGAGGACATTTTGTATGGATACGGTTGCGTGGTTAGCGGCGATCGGTTGGATAACTACATGATGATGTCCTTATCCTACATAGAGACAATGGAGGAATCGGACCGAATTAAAATGTTCAACTATATTGCTGATAGTGGAGTCAACGGTACGGATATGGCTCTTTACAGGCTAAACAATGATTATAGGACGCTGAAGAGGAG GTACGGGTCGGTAACGGAGATCGTTAGCAATCTAAGGTACGCCATAACTACTGAGGAGCAATTTCAAGAGTACAGCAAATTTATGAGCAACAACACAGATTCGGACTTGGCTTTCCTACTAGCAGAAGTGCACAACGAGGCTCGCAATAATGTGCGATGGGCGAAAGAGAAGCTCTTGGAGATTTCAACATGGATAGCGTCGCAAAATTCTGCATTTACATTCGTTATTTCAAGGACACTGATTGCCTTTGGGTTATCAGCTTTT